A section of the Chryseobacterium scophthalmum genome encodes:
- a CDS encoding ATP-dependent Clp protease ATP-binding subunit, whose protein sequence is MDYKFSQGLSQVFKQSKNEAKRLKSEFLNTEHLLLGIIKTENSAKEILQGLNADLTQIRRKIETLNTASLNPISEEVTNISFTKMADHSIKRAELECRQYKSNEINTVHLLLGILYKYEDPTSSILGAYDIDYEGVSREYQTMLKNSGEAPQNSAYDDDDDREEFEQMRKPTGNLGSSKSKTPTLDNFGRDLTSLARDGKLDPVIGREKEIERVSQILSRRKKNNPLLIGEPGVGKSAIAEGLALRIQQKKVSRVLFGKRVITLDLASLVAGTKYRGQFEERMKAIMTELEKNRDVILFIDELHTIVGAGSSTGSLDASNMFKPALARGEIQCIGATTLDEYRQYIEKDGALERRFQKVMVEPTSIDETIQILNQIKDKYEEHHNVVYTEEAILACVNLTSRYITDRFLPDKAIDAMDEAGSRVYIKNMKVPTAIIDFEKKIEDIKELKQKAVKAQDYLEARKLKDEEERLQMELNSAQDQWDKDVKEKKETVSEESVAEVVSMMSGVPVTKVGKNELDKLAGMDNNLNGKVIGQEDAVKKVVKAIQRNRAGLKDPNRPIGTFIFLGTTGVGKTELAKVMARELFDSDEALIRIDMSEYMEKFAVSRLVGAPPGYVGYEEGGQLTEAVRRKPYAVVLLDEIEKAHPDVFNILLQILDEGHVTDSLGRKIDFRNTIIILTSNIGTRDIKDFGDGVGFGTNAKKTSSDSRTRSTIENALKKAFAPEFLNRIDDIVIFNSLERTDISKIIDIELSKLYSRLEKLGYKVDLTTEAKDFISEKGWDKDFGARPLKRAIQKYIEDLLAEMLVNKQLTEGETVTLDVNEAKDGLEGKTQKTKKSAEKSSQ, encoded by the coding sequence ATGGATTATAAGTTTTCACAAGGTTTGAGCCAAGTGTTCAAGCAAAGCAAAAATGAAGCTAAAAGGCTGAAAAGTGAATTTCTTAATACAGAACATCTACTTTTAGGTATTATAAAAACAGAAAACTCTGCAAAAGAAATCCTTCAAGGGCTTAATGCCGATTTAACACAGATCAGAAGAAAAATTGAAACTTTAAATACAGCAAGTCTAAATCCTATTTCTGAGGAAGTCACCAATATTTCATTCACGAAAATGGCAGATCATTCCATTAAGCGTGCAGAATTAGAATGCAGACAATACAAAAGCAACGAGATCAATACCGTTCACCTGCTTTTGGGCATTTTATATAAATATGAGGATCCTACTTCAAGTATTTTAGGAGCTTACGATATTGACTATGAAGGAGTTTCAAGAGAATATCAAACAATGCTTAAAAATTCCGGAGAGGCACCTCAGAATTCGGCTTACGATGATGATGATGACAGAGAAGAATTTGAGCAGATGAGAAAGCCTACAGGAAATTTGGGTTCTTCAAAAAGTAAAACTCCAACCTTAGATAATTTTGGTAGAGATCTTACTTCTTTGGCAAGAGACGGAAAATTAGATCCTGTAATCGGTCGTGAGAAAGAAATTGAAAGAGTTTCACAAATTTTATCAAGAAGAAAGAAAAACAATCCGTTGTTGATTGGTGAACCGGGTGTTGGTAAATCTGCCATCGCTGAAGGTTTGGCTTTAAGAATTCAGCAGAAAAAAGTTTCAAGAGTTCTTTTTGGTAAAAGAGTCATCACTTTAGATTTGGCGAGTTTGGTTGCCGGAACGAAATACCGTGGTCAATTCGAAGAAAGGATGAAAGCGATCATGACGGAGCTTGAAAAGAACCGTGACGTGATCTTATTCATTGACGAATTGCATACCATTGTTGGTGCGGGAAGTTCTACAGGAAGTTTAGATGCTTCAAATATGTTTAAACCGGCTTTAGCAAGAGGTGAAATTCAATGTATTGGTGCCACAACTCTTGATGAGTACCGTCAGTATATTGAGAAAGACGGAGCTTTAGAAAGAAGATTCCAGAAAGTAATGGTGGAGCCAACTTCTATCGATGAAACGATTCAGATTCTGAATCAGATTAAAGACAAATATGAAGAGCACCACAATGTAGTTTACACAGAAGAAGCAATTTTGGCTTGTGTCAATTTGACATCAAGATATATTACAGACCGATTTTTACCGGACAAAGCGATTGATGCGATGGATGAAGCAGGATCTCGTGTTTACATTAAAAACATGAAAGTTCCTACTGCCATTATCGATTTTGAAAAGAAAATTGAAGACATCAAAGAATTGAAACAGAAAGCTGTAAAAGCTCAGGATTACCTGGAAGCAAGAAAGCTGAAAGATGAAGAAGAGCGTTTACAAATGGAATTGAATTCTGCGCAGGACCAATGGGATAAAGATGTAAAAGAGAAAAAAGAAACGGTATCTGAAGAAAGTGTTGCAGAAGTAGTTTCTATGATGAGCGGTGTTCCTGTAACAAAAGTTGGTAAAAATGAGTTGGATAAATTGGCCGGAATGGATAATAACCTGAACGGAAAAGTTATTGGTCAGGAAGACGCTGTCAAAAAGGTGGTAAAAGCTATCCAAAGAAACAGAGCAGGATTGAAAGATCCGAACAGACCGATTGGAACATTTATTTTCTTAGGAACAACCGGTGTTGGTAAAACTGAGCTTGCAAAAGTAATGGCGAGAGAACTCTTCGATTCTGACGAAGCATTGATCAGAATTGACATGAGTGAATATATGGAGAAATTCGCAGTTTCAAGATTGGTTGGTGCGCCTCCAGGATACGTTGGGTACGAAGAAGGTGGACAATTAACTGAAGCTGTAAGAAGAAAACCTTATGCAGTCGTTCTTTTAGATGAGATTGAAAAAGCACATCCGGATGTATTCAATATTTTGTTGCAAATCTTAGATGAAGGTCACGTAACCGACAGTTTAGGCAGAAAAATTGACTTTAGAAATACAATTATCATCCTTACTTCAAACATCGGAACAAGAGATATTAAAGACTTTGGTGATGGTGTAGGATTTGGAACGAATGCGAAGAAAACATCTTCAGATTCTAGAACAAGAAGTACGATCGAAAATGCGCTTAAAAAAGCCTTTGCTCCGGAATTCTTGAACAGAATTGACGATATTGTTATCTTCAACTCTCTTGAAAGAACTGATATTTCTAAAATCATCGACATTGAATTGTCTAAATTATATTCAAGACTTGAAAAATTAGGCTACAAAGTAGATCTAACTACCGAAGCCAAAGATTTCATCTCAGAAAAAGGTTGGGACAAAGATTTTGGTGCAAGACCATTGAAGAGAGCTATCCAGAAGTATATTGAAGATCTATTGGCAGAAATGTTGGTCAACAAACAATTAACTGAAGGCGAAACGGTAACTTTAGATGTAAATGAAGCTAAAGACGGATTAGAAGGAAAAACACAGAAGACAAAAAAGTCTGCTGAGAAATCTTCTCAATAA
- a CDS encoding TlpA family protein disulfide reductase, which yields MEITKMKSILSLILTVFVYFLMIAQSKFTIEGKSTIYNNKSIRFLPILINADSLSSKIKLKENKITIKNNQFLLKGNISDYPQPLEVEYFEEDKNTTYYSLVFIDNRQTNYTVTIPELSKNRNMRIDVINSQSQKEYNLILKQLDNEKIELMPFKKDNFSKKNAFLQKYIKKNPDSFVALWMTLSDYRYIGYDKAFQINLNLFGKKVKKSDVYKAFILSIKKDLKISEGNIFPEMIFDNKSLDSAFGEKYTLVDFWFSSCIPCLEQIPSYKLTYEKYKNKGFEFIGVSTDRTQNIYNWREVIKKNNLIWTNFLDENGVQSKVLNIERFPTNYLLDSEGKL from the coding sequence ATGGAAATAACAAAAATGAAAAGCATTTTATCTTTAATTTTAACTGTTTTCGTTTATTTTTTAATGATAGCTCAATCTAAATTTACTATTGAAGGAAAGTCAACAATTTACAATAATAAGTCAATCAGATTTTTGCCCATCTTAATTAATGCCGATAGTCTTTCTAGCAAAATAAAACTTAAAGAAAATAAAATCACGATAAAAAATAATCAATTTTTATTAAAAGGAAATATTAGTGATTATCCACAACCTTTGGAAGTAGAATATTTTGAAGAAGATAAAAATACAACATATTATTCTCTCGTTTTTATTGATAATCGTCAAACAAATTACACGGTAACAATTCCAGAATTAAGTAAAAATAGAAATATGAGGATTGATGTGATTAATAGCCAATCACAAAAAGAATATAATTTAATTCTAAAACAATTAGACAATGAAAAAATAGAATTGATGCCTTTTAAAAAAGACAATTTTAGTAAGAAAAATGCCTTCTTACAAAAGTACATTAAAAAGAATCCCGATTCGTTTGTTGCTTTATGGATGACACTTTCTGACTATCGGTATATTGGATATGACAAAGCATTTCAAATTAATTTAAACTTATTTGGGAAAAAAGTAAAAAAATCAGATGTTTATAAAGCTTTTATTTTGAGTATAAAAAAAGATTTGAAGATATCCGAAGGCAATATTTTTCCTGAAATGATTTTTGATAACAAAAGTTTGGATTCTGCATTTGGTGAAAAATACACCTTAGTAGATTTTTGGTTTTCATCTTGTATTCCTTGCCTTGAGCAAATACCATCATATAAGTTAACGTATGAAAAATATAAAAATAAAGGTTTTGAATTTATTGGTGTTTCTACTGATAGAACCCAAAATATTTATAATTGGAGGGAGGTAATCAAAAAAAATAACTTAATATGGACTAATTTTCTGGATGAAAATGGAGTCCAGTCTAAAGTACTTAATATTGAAAGATTTCCTACAAACTATCTTTTAGATTCCGAAGGAAAATTATAA
- the mnmA gene encoding tRNA 2-thiouridine(34) synthase MnmA, with translation MKVVVGLSGGVDSSVTAYLLQQQGHEVVALFMRNWNDASVTLEDECPWIEDSNDALMVAQKLGIPFQVIDMSELYKERIVDYMFDEYQKGRTPNPDVLCNREVKFDVFMKTAMSLGADKVATGHYARVDSTFDENGKEIFHLLAGKDNNKDQSYFLCQLNQDQLSKALFPIGELTKPEVREIAKEIGLVTADKKDSQGLCFIGKVSLPQFLQQQLVPKEGEIVEIFKDSPLFAQETPSFSSKEEELEFLSQKINYKKADGKVIGKHQGAQFFTIGQSKGLGIGGHKESCFIVSRDMENNIIFVGEGHSFPGLHKKALKIDNSELHWVREDLRLKNAKSMEVMARFRYRQELQKATIYQFENSFFVEFEKPQSAIAEGQFAAWYIDDELIGSGVIS, from the coding sequence ATGAAAGTAGTAGTAGGTCTCTCCGGAGGCGTAGATTCGAGTGTTACAGCATATTTGCTGCAACAACAAGGACATGAAGTGGTTGCTCTTTTTATGAGAAACTGGAATGATGCTTCGGTAACTTTAGAAGATGAATGTCCGTGGATTGAGGATAGTAATGATGCTTTAATGGTTGCCCAAAAATTAGGAATTCCATTTCAGGTAATCGATATGAGCGAACTTTATAAAGAACGCATCGTTGATTATATGTTTGACGAATATCAGAAAGGAAGAACTCCCAATCCTGATGTTTTGTGCAACAGAGAAGTAAAGTTTGATGTTTTTATGAAAACGGCAATGTCTTTAGGTGCTGATAAAGTAGCGACAGGACATTACGCAAGAGTAGATTCTACTTTTGATGAAAACGGAAAGGAAATTTTTCATTTGTTGGCAGGAAAAGACAATAATAAAGACCAGTCTTATTTTCTTTGTCAGCTGAATCAGGATCAATTATCAAAAGCATTGTTTCCGATTGGCGAACTGACCAAGCCGGAAGTAAGAGAAATTGCCAAAGAAATTGGTTTGGTAACTGCAGATAAAAAAGATTCCCAAGGGCTTTGTTTTATCGGAAAAGTAAGTCTTCCACAGTTTTTACAACAGCAACTGGTTCCTAAAGAAGGTGAAATTGTAGAAATTTTCAAAGACTCTCCCCTTTTCGCACAGGAAACGCCAAGTTTTTCATCTAAAGAGGAAGAATTAGAATTTTTAAGCCAAAAAATTAATTATAAAAAAGCTGACGGAAAAGTAATCGGAAAGCATCAAGGTGCTCAATTTTTCACGATCGGACAAAGCAAAGGATTAGGAATCGGCGGACATAAAGAAAGTTGTTTTATCGTATCGAGAGATATGGAAAACAATATTATTTTCGTGGGAGAAGGTCACAGCTTTCCGGGATTGCATAAAAAAGCATTAAAAATTGATAATTCTGAGTTACATTGGGTTCGTGAAGATTTAAGATTAAAAAATGCAAAATCTATGGAAGTGATGGCGAGATTCCGTTACAGACAGGAACTTCAGAAAGCTACGATTTATCAGTTTGAAAATAGTTTTTTTGTAGAATTTGAGAAGCCTCAATCTGCGATTGCTGAAGGACAGTTTGCAGCTTGGTACATTGATGATGAATTGATTGGAAGCGGAGTAATTTCATAA
- a CDS encoding LytR/AlgR family response regulator transcription factor has translation MIKTVIIEDEKPAARKLERMLSLFPDLELVANLESVEEAVSWFAENEHPQLIFSDIVLGDGLSFDIFEKISTKAFIIYTTAFDQYTLKAFKLNSIDYLLKPIMEEDLAGAIEKFKSFIPSDKSVNSQEIKQLIKKEKTTLSRILVKIGYNLKIVQTPEISCFFSENKIVYLQTQDRVYPSEFTLDELTDVLDDKKFFRVNRQFIINSDYIKNIHTSPNYKVELNFQPKEEITVSRERVKDFKDWLVN, from the coding sequence ATGATTAAAACAGTCATCATCGAAGACGAAAAACCTGCAGCAAGAAAATTAGAAAGAATGTTGAGTCTTTTTCCTGATCTGGAATTGGTTGCCAACCTGGAATCTGTGGAAGAAGCAGTAAGCTGGTTTGCCGAGAATGAGCATCCGCAACTTATTTTTTCAGACATTGTTTTAGGAGATGGTCTTTCGTTTGATATTTTTGAGAAAATCTCTACTAAAGCTTTTATCATTTACACCACCGCTTTTGATCAATACACGCTGAAGGCTTTTAAGCTCAACAGTATTGATTATCTTTTGAAACCCATTATGGAAGAAGATCTTGCCGGAGCTATTGAAAAATTCAAATCATTTATTCCTTCAGATAAATCGGTTAACTCACAAGAGATTAAGCAATTAATTAAAAAAGAAAAAACGACACTGTCGAGGATTTTGGTAAAGATCGGTTATAATCTGAAGATTGTACAGACCCCCGAGATCAGCTGTTTTTTTAGTGAAAATAAAATTGTTTATCTGCAGACTCAGGATCGGGTTTATCCTTCAGAATTTACTTTAGATGAATTAACGGATGTGCTTGATGATAAGAAGTTTTTCCGTGTCAACAGGCAGTTTATTATCAATTCAGATTATATTAAAAATATTCATACGTCGCCCAATTATAAAGTGGAACTCAATTTTCAACCAAAAGAAGAAATTACGGTGAGCCGTGAAAGGGTAAAAGATTTTAAAGACTGGTTGGTTAATTAA
- a CDS encoding 2TM domain-containing protein: protein MDYNSAQERVKKLKSFYKNCIWFAIVAGFILIRNFIKYSGTDHNFQGWFILTVWAIILGVKAVNLFIFDSEWENQILEEELKKSKKPINF from the coding sequence ATGGACTATAATAGCGCACAAGAAAGAGTGAAAAAACTTAAATCATTCTACAAAAACTGTATTTGGTTTGCAATCGTTGCCGGATTTATTCTAATCAGAAATTTTATTAAATATTCTGGAACAGACCACAATTTTCAAGGATGGTTTATTCTTACAGTATGGGCAATCATTTTAGGAGTAAAGGCTGTAAATCTTTTTATATTTGATTCTGAATGGGAAAATCAAATTTTAGAAGAAGAACTTAAGAAATCGAAAAAGCCGATTAATTTTTAA
- a CDS encoding 2TM domain-containing protein: MENNLEKQQYKSAKSRVKEIKTFYIMLTGCFLLTPYLIFINMKMNPELQWFWFPLFGFGVSILGYAFYLFTGKNWEEKKIKQLIEQERSNSKLL; the protein is encoded by the coding sequence ATGGAAAATAATCTTGAAAAGCAGCAGTACAAGTCTGCAAAAAGCAGAGTGAAAGAAATAAAAACATTCTACATTATGCTGACGGGATGTTTTTTGCTCACGCCTTATTTAATTTTTATCAATATGAAAATGAATCCTGAATTGCAATGGTTTTGGTTTCCGTTATTCGGTTTTGGAGTAAGCATTCTGGGCTACGCATTTTATCTTTTTACAGGTAAAAACTGGGAAGAAAAGAAAATAAAACAATTGATAGAGCAGGAGAGATCGAATTCAAAATTACTTTAA
- a CDS encoding 2TM domain-containing protein: protein MENLSLNKENLAYRKAARRVKDLKGFYGNLTSYCLVIPFLLILNLMTAPNHLWFYWPMLGWGLGLALHAVSTFGIGKNWEEKKIKELMEEEQQRSMRK from the coding sequence ATGGAAAATTTATCATTAAACAAAGAAAATTTAGCGTATAGAAAAGCAGCAAGACGAGTAAAAGATTTAAAAGGGTTTTACGGTAATCTTACTTCTTATTGCTTGGTTATTCCTTTTTTATTGATTTTAAATCTTATGACGGCACCGAATCATCTATGGTTTTATTGGCCAATGTTAGGTTGGGGATTGGGTCTTGCTTTACACGCTGTAAGTACTTTTGGAATCGGTAAAAACTGGGAAGAGAAAAAAATAAAAGAATTGATGGAAGAGGAGCAACAAAGAAGCATGCGTAAATAA
- a CDS encoding methyltransferase family protein encodes MNALYLFFYISMAAWFLSEIYYKQKFKSETKDQKKDKSTLNILWVVIIPSVFVAVTVSNLTSFHIRNQYWILYLGEFLIIIGVIFRWLIIKSLGKFFTVDVSIKENHQIKKEGFYRLVRHPSYSFALLTFLGLGLFLNNGLSLFIAFVPVFLAFSYRIKVEEQALIQQFGNEYLEYKQKTKKLIPFVY; translated from the coding sequence ATGAATGCATTATATCTGTTTTTTTACATTTCTATGGCTGCGTGGTTTTTGAGCGAAATTTATTACAAACAAAAATTTAAATCAGAAACGAAGGACCAAAAGAAAGATAAATCTACACTCAATATTTTGTGGGTGGTGATTATTCCGTCGGTTTTTGTGGCGGTAACGGTTTCTAATCTGACTTCTTTTCATATCAGAAACCAATATTGGATTTTATATTTAGGTGAATTTTTAATTATAATCGGAGTTATTTTCCGTTGGCTCATCATTAAATCTTTAGGAAAATTTTTCACGGTAGATGTTTCAATTAAAGAAAATCATCAGATCAAAAAAGAGGGATTTTACAGATTGGTAAGGCATCCTTCTTATTCGTTTGCGCTTCTTACTTTCTTGGGTTTAGGATTATTTCTAAATAACGGGCTCTCTTTGTTTATCGCTTTTGTGCCTGTGTTTTTAGCATTTTCATATCGAATTAAAGTTGAAGAACAGGCTTTGATACAACAATTTGGAAATGAATATTTGGAATATAAGCAGAAAACAAAAAAGCTGATTCCATTTGTATATTAA
- a CDS encoding 2TM domain-containing protein: MEKFDENDINYQQAKRQVERLRGFYGHLFSYIAVNLLIVYYNYINLKPNESYFQFKNFITAAFWGVGLLAHALFVFLPRFNFAKKWEEKKIKELMDKNK; the protein is encoded by the coding sequence ATGGAAAAATTTGACGAAAATGATATCAATTATCAACAGGCTAAACGACAAGTAGAAAGATTGAGAGGCTTCTACGGGCATTTATTTTCTTATATTGCTGTAAATCTTTTGATTGTTTATTATAATTACATCAATTTAAAACCAAATGAAAGCTATTTTCAGTTTAAAAATTTCATTACGGCTGCATTTTGGGGAGTAGGTCTTTTGGCTCATGCGTTATTTGTTTTTCTGCCCCGATTTAATTTTGCAAAAAAATGGGAAGAAAAGAAAATCAAAGAATTGATGGATAAAAATAAATAA
- a CDS encoding 2TM domain-containing protein, protein MKRKDFIILFWVSLATTLIFFFLSTEEKNLENFSLTLFISAMYSFLIGTGNGLINSFLNKKVPWSEATTKRAILSIVSILIANFILVYFCNYINFVVIQKVATTEAFFSGKYNFINWFMVNVALLISAFLHAKSFMEELKKSSKKEVVEQKLIAKSANAQFESLKNQLDPHFLFNSLNVLSSLIDENPSQAQKFTASMSKIYRYVLEQKDKELVTIEDEIEFAKTYCGLLKTRFEDSVNFIFDVKEDDLRRFVVPLSLQLLLENCIKHNLATSSKPLLIRIFTEGDTLCIENNLQIREQIKESAGIGLANIVQRYSLLTKKNVFIEKSEDYFKVKLPILSEKPNTASIDTKNQDKAYERAKKRVKEIKGFYGNLISYCTVIPFLIFVNLYTQNHYYWFWWPLLGWGVGVASHAFQVFGIGISWQEKKIQEIMDKQKK, encoded by the coding sequence ATGAAACGTAAAGATTTTATCATTTTATTTTGGGTGTCTTTGGCAACTACTCTGATTTTCTTTTTCCTTTCGACGGAAGAAAAAAATCTTGAGAATTTCTCGCTTACTTTATTTATTTCGGCGATGTATTCTTTTTTGATAGGAACCGGAAACGGACTGATTAATAGTTTTCTCAACAAAAAAGTTCCTTGGTCTGAAGCGACAACTAAAAGAGCGATTTTAAGCATTGTTTCAATTCTTATTGCCAATTTTATTTTGGTGTATTTCTGTAACTACATCAATTTTGTGGTCATTCAAAAAGTAGCTACAACAGAAGCATTTTTCTCAGGAAAATACAATTTTATCAATTGGTTTATGGTGAATGTTGCTTTGCTGATTTCAGCCTTTCTACATGCAAAAAGTTTTATGGAAGAGCTCAAAAAATCTTCCAAAAAAGAAGTTGTAGAGCAGAAACTTATTGCGAAATCTGCCAATGCTCAATTTGAAAGTTTAAAAAACCAACTTGATCCGCATTTTTTATTTAATTCTTTAAATGTATTAAGTTCGTTAATCGATGAAAACCCAAGCCAGGCTCAGAAGTTTACTGCTTCAATGTCAAAGATTTACAGATATGTTTTGGAGCAGAAAGATAAAGAATTAGTGACTATTGAAGACGAAATAGAATTTGCAAAAACCTATTGCGGTTTGCTGAAAACAAGATTTGAAGATAGTGTTAATTTTATTTTTGATGTAAAAGAAGACGATTTACGACGATTTGTAGTTCCTCTTTCTCTCCAATTGCTTTTGGAAAATTGTATCAAACATAATTTGGCAACTTCTTCAAAGCCTTTGTTGATCAGAATCTTTACGGAGGGCGATACTTTATGCATAGAAAATAACCTGCAGATTCGTGAACAAATCAAAGAAAGTGCAGGAATTGGTTTGGCAAATATTGTACAGCGCTATTCTTTACTGACGAAAAAGAATGTTTTTATAGAAAAATCTGAAGATTATTTTAAAGTAAAACTTCCAATCTTATCCGAAAAACCAAACACGGCAAGTATCGATACAAAAAATCAGGATAAAGCTTACGAAAGAGCCAAGAAAAGAGTAAAAGAAATCAAAGGTTTTTATGGAAATCTTATTTCCTATTGCACGGTTATTCCTTTCCTGATTTTTGTGAATCTGTATACTCAAAATCATTACTATTGGTTTTGGTGGCCGCTTTTGGGATGGGGTGTTGGTGTGGCTTCTCACGCATTTCAGGTATTTGGAATCGGAATTTCTTGGCAGGAAAAAAAGATTCAGGAAATTATGGATAAACAGAAAAAATAG